A genomic region of Exiguobacterium sp. Helios contains the following coding sequences:
- the gltB gene encoding glutamate synthase large subunit — MSFHQMPQRQGLYDPRQEHDACGIGVYAHRTGRVSHEIVQNALKMLCQMEHRGGQGSDAKTGDGAGVLTQIPDRLFRQTLRNINLPRSGDYGVMMMFLPREDRLRQRLERVLESIILSEGQGLIEWRTVPVTNTVIGDKARQTEPVIRQCFIEAKNVEGLAFERTLFLIRRLFEREAEQLGIEQYVLSSSSETIVYKGLVTTDQLGLYFDDLQDERYQSGFAIVHSRFSTNTFPSWKRAHPNRYLIHNGEINTLQGNVRAMRSRENGLAKTTYGRRAKDVLPILDESGSDSSMLDNAFEFLYLSGLTLAETALMLVPEPFEHAEVRPAKRAYYEYHSSMMEPWDGPSAIVFTNGKQIGATLDRNGLRPARYMMMRDGHFMLSSESGVLPVAEHDILFKKRLVPGELLLLDFASGQLISDEEVKRELAMRHPYAEWLAEEMIKLPADVKTEEISNLGTLQRLFGYTREDIDQYLIPLVEEKKDPLGAMGTDIPLAVLSERPQSLFRYFKQLFAQVTNPPIDALREQIVTSTMTWLGQQGELLTPNRQNCRRIRLTSPVLTPSEAAALKQTKLVHKTLSTVFDGPLEETLEALLEQAVHAVRGGCELLILSDQNVRPGAVPMPILLVTSAVHHHLIREGLRTKVSLIIEGGEIREVHHFAALLGYGADAIHPYLVYATLQDAVVETMPDYAERYRSAVTEGVVKVMSKMGISTVFSYRGAQIFEAVGIAEEVIDRYFTGTVSQLDGLNLSLIEQEALRQHEEGIRRTHLESGSVFRYRHDGEHHAFNPATIHLLQHACRTGRYDLFKTYSSRIQEEPATFLRHLMSFRETTPIPLEEVEPVSEIVKYFKTGAMSYGSLSKEAHETLAIAMNRLGGKSNSGEGGEEEERYHLDENGDSRMSRIKQIASGRFGVTSDYLVHADELQIKVAQGAKPGEGGQLPGEKVYPWIARVRASTPGVGLISPPPHHDIYSIEDLAQLIHDLKRANDQARISVKLVAKGGVGTIAAGVAKGLADVIVISGHDGGTGASPKTSIQHTGLPWELGLAETHQTLALNGLRDRVVLETDGKLLTGRDVIIAAMLGANEYGFATAPLIAVGCIMMRACHLDTCPVGVATQDPKLREKFTGSADYVVHFMEFVAEEVREYLAQLGVRRLADLVGRTDLLETSNRMKTHWKASSLDLSRLFVMPGYSAENRQYQQHYVSASFDGRELETVITDESFTEQQTFAFPITNIDRAIGTNTGSRLTRLYGAMGLPTDRLTLNLTGSAGQSLGAYIPRGMTLNVSGDANDYVGKGLSGGVIAVRPQAKSSFVSSDQVIIGNVALYGATSGELYVNGQAGERFAVRNSGATAVVEGIGNHGLEYMTGGSVVILGDVGLNFAAGMSGGVAYVLPKDVTRFEARINRELVVTGAVSDPEEATRLKSFIERHVARTNSEQGHAILANWDHVLSSFIRVIPTTYQAVTTLMAGYAQQGHNTEEAMLLAFETHIGRGTGGEK, encoded by the coding sequence AGATGGAACATCGGGGGGGACAAGGTAGTGATGCCAAAACAGGCGATGGAGCCGGCGTCCTCACACAAATACCAGATCGTCTCTTCCGCCAAACGTTACGAAATATCAACTTGCCACGCAGTGGGGACTACGGGGTAATGATGATGTTTTTGCCGCGGGAAGACCGCTTGCGTCAACGGTTGGAACGTGTTTTGGAATCGATTATTTTATCAGAAGGACAAGGGTTAATTGAGTGGCGAACTGTCCCGGTTACGAACACGGTGATCGGTGATAAAGCGCGTCAAACGGAACCCGTCATCCGGCAATGCTTTATTGAAGCCAAAAACGTCGAAGGATTAGCGTTCGAGCGGACACTGTTTTTGATTCGTCGACTGTTTGAGCGAGAAGCGGAGCAACTCGGTATCGAACAATACGTCTTAAGCAGCTCCAGCGAGACGATTGTCTACAAAGGACTGGTGACGACGGATCAACTCGGTTTGTATTTTGATGATTTGCAGGATGAACGGTACCAGTCTGGTTTCGCGATCGTCCACTCTAGATTCAGTACGAACACCTTTCCGAGCTGGAAACGTGCCCATCCTAACCGTTATCTCATCCATAATGGAGAAATCAATACATTACAAGGGAATGTCCGGGCAATGCGGAGCCGTGAAAACGGATTGGCCAAGACGACGTACGGCCGTCGGGCGAAAGATGTCTTACCGATTTTGGACGAATCGGGCAGTGACTCCTCGATGCTTGATAATGCGTTCGAGTTTTTATATCTGTCTGGATTGACGCTGGCAGAAACAGCATTGATGCTCGTGCCGGAACCGTTCGAACATGCAGAGGTCCGGCCGGCAAAGCGGGCGTATTATGAATATCACAGCAGTATGATGGAACCGTGGGATGGTCCGTCAGCGATTGTCTTCACGAACGGGAAACAGATTGGGGCGACACTTGACCGGAATGGTCTGCGACCTGCTCGGTACATGATGATGCGGGACGGTCATTTCATGTTATCTTCAGAATCCGGTGTTCTGCCGGTAGCTGAACACGATATCTTATTTAAGAAACGCCTTGTTCCGGGAGAACTGTTATTGCTTGATTTTGCGTCCGGCCAATTGATTTCAGATGAAGAGGTCAAGCGTGAACTCGCGATGCGCCATCCCTATGCCGAGTGGTTGGCGGAAGAGATGATAAAATTACCGGCAGACGTGAAAACGGAAGAGATCTCGAATCTCGGAACGTTACAACGGTTGTTTGGTTACACACGGGAAGACATCGATCAGTATTTGATTCCGCTGGTGGAAGAGAAAAAAGATCCGTTAGGTGCGATGGGGACGGATATCCCGCTTGCTGTGCTGAGTGAACGGCCGCAATCCTTGTTCCGGTATTTTAAACAGCTATTCGCGCAGGTGACGAATCCGCCGATCGATGCGTTGCGGGAACAAATCGTTACGTCGACGATGACCTGGCTCGGTCAGCAAGGGGAACTGTTGACGCCGAACCGGCAGAATTGCCGTCGGATTCGTCTCACATCCCCGGTTCTCACGCCATCGGAAGCTGCGGCCTTAAAGCAGACGAAACTCGTTCACAAGACGCTTTCGACCGTATTTGACGGTCCGCTTGAGGAAACACTCGAAGCGTTACTCGAGCAAGCTGTCCATGCCGTCCGAGGGGGCTGTGAACTGTTGATTCTTTCCGACCAGAATGTCCGGCCGGGTGCTGTCCCGATGCCGATCCTGCTTGTCACAAGTGCTGTCCATCATCATTTGATACGGGAAGGTCTGCGGACGAAAGTCAGTTTAATCATCGAAGGTGGTGAAATCCGGGAAGTCCATCATTTTGCCGCCTTGCTCGGATACGGAGCCGATGCCATTCATCCTTACCTTGTCTATGCGACGTTACAAGATGCCGTTGTCGAAACGATGCCTGACTATGCGGAGCGATACCGGTCCGCAGTGACAGAGGGTGTGGTCAAAGTCATGTCGAAGATGGGCATTTCGACGGTCTTCAGTTACCGGGGGGCTCAAATTTTTGAGGCTGTCGGGATTGCCGAAGAGGTCATCGACCGTTACTTCACAGGAACTGTCTCGCAACTCGACGGTTTGAACTTGTCACTGATTGAACAGGAAGCTCTTCGTCAACATGAAGAAGGAATCAGACGGACACACCTTGAGTCAGGCAGTGTCTTCCGCTATCGGCACGACGGAGAACATCATGCGTTCAACCCGGCAACGATTCATTTACTGCAACATGCTTGCCGAACCGGTCGGTATGACTTGTTCAAAACCTATTCTTCCCGGATCCAGGAAGAACCGGCGACGTTTTTGCGTCACCTCATGTCTTTCCGGGAAACGACTCCGATTCCGCTTGAAGAAGTTGAACCGGTCAGCGAAATCGTCAAGTATTTCAAGACGGGAGCCATGTCTTACGGTTCGCTGTCCAAAGAGGCACACGAGACGTTAGCGATTGCGATGAACCGGCTCGGCGGGAAAAGTAACAGCGGTGAAGGCGGTGAGGAAGAGGAACGGTATCATTTGGATGAAAACGGTGATTCCCGGATGAGCCGGATCAAACAGATTGCATCTGGTCGATTCGGTGTCACGAGCGATTACCTCGTCCATGCCGACGAACTGCAAATCAAGGTCGCACAAGGAGCAAAGCCGGGAGAAGGCGGGCAGCTGCCGGGAGAAAAAGTTTACCCGTGGATTGCCCGTGTCCGGGCCTCGACACCCGGTGTCGGATTGATTTCACCTCCACCCCACCATGATATTTATTCGATTGAAGATTTGGCGCAGTTGATTCACGACTTGAAACGAGCGAATGATCAGGCGCGGATCAGTGTTAAGCTAGTCGCCAAAGGCGGTGTCGGAACGATTGCTGCCGGCGTCGCCAAAGGATTGGCCGATGTCATTGTCATCAGCGGTCATGACGGAGGGACCGGTGCTTCACCGAAGACCAGCATTCAACATACGGGATTACCGTGGGAACTGGGCTTGGCCGAAACCCATCAGACACTTGCATTAAACGGATTACGGGACCGGGTCGTTTTGGAAACGGATGGAAAGTTATTGACGGGACGCGATGTCATCATCGCTGCGATGCTCGGAGCCAATGAATACGGGTTTGCAACGGCACCGTTAATTGCCGTCGGCTGTATCATGATGCGGGCCTGCCACCTCGATACGTGTCCGGTTGGTGTCGCGACACAAGATCCGAAATTACGTGAGAAATTTACAGGATCGGCGGATTATGTCGTCCATTTCATGGAATTTGTCGCCGAAGAAGTCCGTGAATATTTAGCACAACTCGGTGTGAGACGTTTAGCCGATTTAGTCGGTCGGACCGATCTGTTAGAAACGTCCAACCGGATGAAGACGCACTGGAAAGCTTCCAGTCTCGATTTATCCCGACTGTTCGTCATGCCGGGTTATTCGGCAGAGAACCGGCAGTATCAACAGCATTACGTCTCGGCTTCATTTGACGGACGGGAACTGGAAACTGTCATCACGGATGAATCCTTTACGGAACAACAAACCTTTGCCTTCCCGATCACCAATATAGACCGGGCAATCGGAACGAATACCGGATCACGTTTGACACGGCTCTACGGCGCAATGGGGCTTCCGACGGATCGGTTAACGCTGAATCTGACAGGTTCAGCCGGTCAAAGTCTTGGGGCGTATATTCCACGCGGCATGACATTGAATGTGTCAGGAGATGCCAACGACTACGTCGGCAAGGGATTATCAGGGGGTGTCATCGCCGTTCGTCCGCAGGCAAAATCCAGTTTTGTCTCTTCTGATCAGGTCATCATCGGAAATGTCGCACTGTACGGAGCGACAAGCGGCGAACTTTACGTCAATGGTCAAGCGGGGGAACGATTTGCTGTCCGGAACAGCGGAGCAACCGCGGTCGTTGAAGGGATCGGAAATCATGGTCTCGAATATATGACGGGCGGAAGTGTCGTCATCTTGGGTGATGTCGGACTGAACTTCGCGGCCGGAATGTCGGGTGGCGTCGCGTACGTCTTGCCAAAAGATGTTACACGTTTTGAGGCCCGGATCAATCGGGAACTCGTCGTAACGGGAGCTGTTTCTGACCCGGAAGAAGCAACACGCTTAAAATCGTTTATCGAGCGGCATGTTGCGCGGACGAACAGTGAACAAGGTCATGCCATCCTGGCAAACTGGGATCATGTCCTCAGCTCATTCATCCGTGTCATCCCGACGACCTACCAAGCTGTGACGACTCTGATGGCAGGCTACGCGCAACAGGGACACAATACAGAAGAAGCGATGTTGCTGGCATTTGAGACGCATATCGGACGCGGAACAGGAGGGGAAAAATGA